In Dermacentor silvarum isolate Dsil-2018 chromosome 2, BIME_Dsil_1.4, whole genome shotgun sequence, the following proteins share a genomic window:
- the LOC119442915 gene encoding estradiol 17-beta-dehydrogenase 8: MSLQGRLALVTGGASGIGKAACHALACQGAIVIVADRNVEGAKIVAEELPGPATHKEAFLDVANTESVEKLFADIKDTESLPLSIVVNCAGIARLSPIVDTTDETFDKVIRVNLKGTFLVTRAAARAMIASGVTEGAIVNIASILGKTGLAGSGPYTASKGGVVALTKTAAQELAPHGIRCNAVLPSLTQTPMTDALPEESQRTCCALTPMRRVGQPKEVAEAILFLCSPQSSYMTGATLEVTGGFGM, encoded by the exons ATGTCCCTGCAAGGTCGGCTAGCCCTTGTGACTGGAGGCGCCAGCGGCATAGGCAAAGCGGCTTGCCACGCCCTGGCCTGCCAAGGAGCTATAGTCATTGTCGCCGATCGCAATGTGGAGGGTGCTAAAATCGTGGCAGAGGAGCTACCAG GCCCTGCAACCCACAAGGAAGCTTTCCTGGACGTCGCCAACACGGAATCTGTGGAGAAGCTGTTCGCCGACATCAAGGACACCGAGTCGCTTCCACTCAGCATTGTGGTGAATTGCGCTGGCATAGCTCGGCTCTCGCCCATCGTCGACACGACGGATGAAACCTTCGACAAGGTCATTCGGGTCAATCTCAAG GGCACTTTCCTCGTGACAAGGGCAGCCGCGCGCGCCATGATTGCCTCCGGCGTCACGGAGGGGGCCATCGTGAACATCGCCAGCATCCTGGGCAAGACCGGGCTCGCTGGCTCGGGGCCGTACACCGCTTCCAAGGGCGGCGTCGTGGCTCTGACCAAGACGGCAGCTCAGGAACTGGCGCCGCACGGCATCCGCTGCAACGCCGTGCTGCCGTCGCTGACGCAGACTCCGATGACCGATGCGCTGCCCGAAGAGAGCCAGAGGACGTGCTGTGCCCTCACACCTATGCGGCGAGTGGGCCAGCCTAAAGAAGTGGCCGAGGCCATCCTCTTCCTTTGTAGCCCGCAAAGTTCGTACATGACAGGCGCTACCCTCGAAGTAACCGGTGGATTCGGCATGTGA